AGCGAGTGACATATGAAATTTCCATTTTTATTAATTTAATTTCAAAAAACGAGCGTATAAGTTACCAAGCGTTTTTAATAATTATCGGCAATTTGTAGGGTCTAACAATTATTAAATCAAACCTAACGTTATAACTGCTATATTTAGAGTTATTGCTTAAAAATAGTTCGGCAGCTCGTTTAATTCTTTTTTGTTGCATTAAAGATAGAAATCTATCGTCAATTTTAGAACTCCTAGCTTTTACCTCAATAAAAACAATTTCTTTATTGCGCAATGCTATAATATCAATTTCTCCGACATAATAACGTTTGCGGTGATGAAGAATTTGATAAAATTTTAACTTATAGATAATTATACATATATATTCGGCTATTAGACCGAAATAATTCTTATTCATATTGCTGCTCGTCTTTCAAAAATTGCTCTTTCATTTTATCGGAGATTCACGTCCTCACCTATTAAGTATAGGCTGCGGGCGCTCACTCCTCAAAATAAAATGAGGGTTCTTGAAATACTTCACTCATACTACTCACTCTATGTCATTCCCGCGAAAACGGGAATCCAGCCTTTTTTGCTTTTGTCATGCTGAACAAGTTTTGCGCATCTCTTATAGTAGATCCTGAAATAAATTCAGGATGACTTATAATAGTGTTTTTCTGGATTCCCGTTTTCACGGGAATGACATCGAAAATTCGAGCCACGCGAGCATTGCCTCGCAGAAATGACATCGACATCCCTATTTTTTCGGTAGTAATATTTGGACAAACTCGGTTCTAGATAAATCAACAGCCATATCAACGACAACTTCTTTTTCCGTTACTTTACCGGCATAACCTACTAAAATTCCGGAAGGATAAATATTACCGTGTCCGGAGGTTATTATTTTTTCGTCTTTTTGAATTAAATGATTGTCGGGTAAATAGAGTATTTTACTGCTATTGCCGTTACCTGCTAAAATGCCTTTTTCTCTTGATGAGCCGGCAGTGATAGGAACCCTAGAATTAACGTCGTTAATTAGCATAATTTTCGAGTAATTATTACTTACTTCCGTTATTCGCCCTACTAGTCCTTCAGCATTGGTAACAATTTGATCAACCTCTATACCGTGATTTTTTCCGGCAAATATTAAAGCGGTTTTAGAAAAAGGATTTAATGAAACGCTTAATAATTTGGCAGTTACATATTCAAATTCTTCTTCTCTGGTTACAGTTAAAAGATCCCGCAAAGCGGTATTTTCGGCTCTTATAGAATCTATATTATTTTGCATACGTTGTAATCTTGCAATTTCAAGCTGCAATTCGACATTTTTTTTGGCTAAGTCCTGAAAATAAACTAATTTTTGAGATATCGAATTTATATATTCAAATATATTTTCATAAATTATTAAGCCGGTCGATAAAAAACCTCCCGTTACTTCAAGCGATATATTAGAAATTTTTTTTGGAGCGGCAATAAACAAATATAATGATAAAGTAAGAAAAAATAAAATAAGAAGACGTTTAGCAAGAATTACTATAGATTTAATAAATTCCGAAATATTTGACGAAGTTCTTACTCTATTCGCAATTATTGCCATCTTTAATCCTGCTTAAATAATACATGCTTTAATTTTGCAAAATCCTCAAGTACTTTTCCGGTACCAAGTGCCACACATGATAGAGCTTGATCTGCTACTATCACCGGTAGTTTAGTGGCTTCACTTAGTACATAATCAAGATTTCTTAGCAACGCCCCACCGCCCGTTAAAACAATTCCTTTATCGACAATATCGGAAGATAATTCCGGAGGGGTACATTCTAGTGCTACCTTTACCGCTTCAATAATTTGGTTCACCGGCTCAACTAAACTATCGGCAATTTGTCTTTCGTTCAATACCATTTCTTTAGGTATACCGTAAATTAAGTCACGTCCTTTAATTTCCATCATTCTAGGCTCGACATTTTCGTCTACGTAAGCCGTGCCGATTTCCTGTTTTATTTTTTCTGCGGTAGCTTCGCCGATTAATAAATTATAATGTCTTCTAATATAGGAAATAATGGCTTCGTCCATTTTATCACCGCCTACCCTTACCGATCTTGCGTAAACTATGCCGCCAAGCGATAAAACGGCTACTTCCGTCGTACCTCCTCCGATATCGACGATCATTGAGCCGGTGGCTTCCGTAACCGGCAATCCTGCCCCGATTGCGGCGGCCATAGGTTCTTCAATCAAATATACATCTCTACCGCCTGCACTTTCAGCTGCCTCTTGAATGGCTCTACGCTCAACCGGAGTGGAACCTGAAGGAACGCATATTACGATTATCGGACCGAAAAAAGATCGACGATTATGAACTGTTTTAATAAAGTACTTAATCATTTCTTCAGCACCTTTAAAATCGGCAATAACTCCGTCTTTCAGCGGTCTTTTTGCTTCAATATCGGTTGGGGTACGTCCTAGCATCATTTTAGCTTCATGACCGAAGGCGTAAGGCTCAAAAGAACCTTTCTTCTTTATTAAAGCTATTACGGACGGTTCGTTAAGCACGATGCCCCGACCCTTTGCGTATACGATGGTATTAGCCGTGCCTAGGTCTATAGCCATATCTGAGGAAAATCTTCCCCAAAATTTTGTGAACATATTTATTTTTTCTCCACAGTTTTAACTTTAATTACAGAATAAAATATTACTCTAATGTTTCAATAAAAATAAAGTAAAATTTTACTTTATTTTAGGCGTTGCCTAGTACCGTGTCATTGCCAGCATTTGTGCCTCCTCGCAATGACGATTCCGGTAGCCATGCAACAACGCCTTTGGTCGCTCGCAATGACGTAGAGTTTTTAATCCGCACAACAACACCTCCTAGCAATAGTTTTTTCTAAATTTCCTTATAATGTAAAATAATAAAATTACTAATAAAGAATACTAGCATACTAGGTAATAAAATAGCCGCAATAAGAGAAAGATTATTATAAGCAAGTATTTTAAGCAAAATTTCCGATAATGAATATACTATAAAGCCGATAAATAAACCGATTATTAGTATTTTTTCTTGAGAATTATCGCGTTGCCTAAGGCTAATAAAACAACTTGCTAAAATAACCGTCGCAACCATCATTATAGGCTTAAATAATTGTTTATAATAGTAAATTTGATAATTAATAACCGGTACGCCGGAATTTAATAACTGTTTAATTAACTTCGGTAATCTCCAAATAGAAACCATTTCGGGCAAGGCAAATTTTTCAGCTAAATGGTCAATTGATAAATTTGTCGGAATAGTCAAGTTATCATAGGTCTTAAGGGTTCCATTAGTAAAAGCTTTTACGGTTTTTAAGCTTAAGTTACCCTTATTTGCTATAGCATATTTCGCATCAATTCTTTTAAGGAACGAATTATTGTCGCTAATAAATAAGATCGTAATATTATTTAACTTTTTCTCCGGCAAATTAATAGATTGAGTTTGAATTATTTGATTATTGCCTTGATAAGATTCAAAAAATAATAAGCCTGATTTAGATATCGTAACTTCAGTAGCTTTTTTCTTTAATAATTTTGTTTCTAACAGTTCATATTTTTGTAGTCCTAAGGCTCCTATAGGATTTAGTATAGCCGTAAACCCTATACCTAAAATTAATGCCGTAAAGGCCGGTATGATCAGAATGCGCCAAATATGGATCCCGCTAGATAAAATTGCTATTAACTCATTGTTTTTCGTTAAATTTTTAAGAAAAAACAACATAGCGGTGAAGCTTATCAAGGAAGCTATTTGATTTAATAAGTAAGGAATTTTATATAACGTGAATCGCCAAAAAAAGTGAAACGGAACATAAATATTTTTAAATTTCTGTAAAAGATCAAAAATATTTGAGATAATTAATATGCCGATTAAAAGGAATAAAATAGTAAGAAAATACCCGCAATATGATCTAAAAAGATACCAAGAAAGTGTTTTAAGATTAATCATTTTGAATATTAAAAGGATGATCAGGCATAGTCTACGGTTTGCTAATCACTATAACCCACAGAACCGAAATATACAACACTTTTTCCATCAAACAAGGTTATACGTAACTGTAACAAAACCTAGTCACAAGATGGGAGCAATTTGCCCCTTTCTTTAATATAGTACTATCCTATACCCAGTATAGTAGCATCATTTATATTTGTATGGTCTATTAATTCATTAAGTTCATTATTCTCAAAAGTTATAAGTATTTTTGTTGGCTGTGCTTCATAATCCTTTTCTATATTTGTTTTATTTTGTTCATTTGATTTTAAAGTTAATAAATCACATATATTTTTAAAATTGTTTTTTATAGCTAAACTTAAAGCAGTTTCACCGTTATTATTAATGTGATTAATAACCTGATCAGACATTTTAGGAATAAGTAGCTCACAAACTTTTTCTAAGCCTTTCTCGGCAGCCCAAGTTAATGCTATATCGCCGTTACTATCGATTTTGCTTAACTCGCTCTGACTCATGCGTTCGATTAAGTTTTGCGCTTCTTCTACCTTACTTGCCCTTATCGCTGTTATTAATTCTTCACATCATGGTTGTATTAATCCTTTAAATAAAAACATAATTCCCTCCTTAGCTTGCATTTATTAATATTTGCTAACCATGAGTTAACCTTTATATTTACTAAAATAACTACAAGTATATCAGTAACAAGTCAAATAAAAAAGATTAACAAATTAAATATAGCGTTAAAAAGTGAGCTAATAACTAGGGAATGTATAAGATTTCAGATGTGTTAGCTTAATCTAAACACGCGGCTAGTTGTTTCTGTGAGAAACAATCGGCATTGTTACGTGGATCAAAATTCCCCGTCATTGCGAGGAGGGACGTAGTCCCGACGTGGCAATCTAGGAAAATAGTCATCCTGAATTTATTTCAGGATCTTTTTATATTAGATGCTGAAACAAGTTCAGCATGACAAGAGTTAGATGGCCACAACGTCAAGAGGCGCCGGCGTTGTTGCATGGCTCCAAATTTATAGCAAATTCCACTATGTCATTCCGTGATTTATTCACGGAATCCAGGAAAATATATAAATAATACCATTATAATTTGCTTTTCTGGATACCGTGGTCAAGCCCACTACTGTACGAACGTTTAAATAAAGAGGTAAAAATTCTGTCATTCCGTGGCTACGACCACGGAATCCGGCTTATAATATCATAAAAAGATTCTAAAATAAGTCTAATATGGCTTTATTTTCCTGGATGCCGTGATCAAGTCACGGCATGACACAGCCTTTTTTCAACGTTCGTACAGTAGTGGGTCAAGCCACGGTATGACAAATTTGGCACTTTCTGAAGCCTAGCAACAACGCTAGAGGGGCCTCGCAATGATGAGCTTGGTAGCCATGCAAATGCCGTTTCGCCATGACGATTCTAGTAGGGTTGAGTAGCTACTAATTTCTCCCCACTTGCGTCTTTTTTGTGGATTGGCTAGTTAATAAATCTTGCCACGATGTATTATTGTCTTTCTTTACTCCTTTCATGCTTATCATTCCTGCAGGTACCGGTTTAGAACTATTTAAAGCTTTTTGCGTGAATTTTCTAGGTATATGGCTAACTCCTGTATCATGTTTCTGCCGGCTTTCTAGAGCTTTTTCTAGATTAGTTACGTGGTTAGTGCCGACGCTAGCAATTACATTATACCCTTTACTGCGAACTTCACTAATTACGTCCGTCATATATTGTTCACGATTTTCATTATATAAAGCAGAATCTTTTGTATGCTCTAAATTTCCACCTTCCAAGCTTATAACCTTAATCCCTTTTTCTTTAGCTACTTTATATAAAAGCGCATCTTGGAATATAGGAGCATTCTCTAACTCTTCAGGCAGTTTTAAAGGGTTGTCAGGATTTTTTTCGTTATGTTCTAGTATATTAGCTATTTTAATTACGTCCTTCATACCGAGATTTTCGCCATATTGCTTGCGCTCAATAGCTATTACCGTATTTTTATCAATTGTACCCGCTTGAATTTCTGCAATTAAAGCCTGATTGTTATTACCGTGATCGGTTGAATGATTATGCTCCGGTCTAATTTCTACGGAACCGGTTTTTTCGGTTTCTGCAGATTTTTTCGCATCGATTACCTTAAAATCTATATTTGCCGTAATTACCGCTTCCCTATCAAACTTATTCAGTAACGCCCGGTTATCATTTACGGCGGCTAAACGATCATTTAAGTTATATTTTCCATTGCCGTTTAGTTCTTCTTGTAGTATGAGGTTTGTGAGGTTTTCTTTTTCAGTGTGAGTGAGATGTTGGTTACCTGTAGTTGCTGTAATACCACTAGATATTGAGTTATTATTGATATTAGCTAAATTTAAAGAAGCAGAGTAATTTTCAATAATTTTTCGTACTGCTATATAATGACCTTCATAATATTGTTTTTTAGCTTCTTTAGAAGCTTGCATGGCACTATTAGTAACCTCCATCAACTTTGATAAACTTGAAATTTTATTGTTTGTGATTTTTGCAATATTTTCATTTATTGCATTTTCTTTTTTTTTGTATTGCTCATTAATTGGTTTGAATATATTTGAGAGATTTTTTTCTTCCTTTTCTATTTCTGCCGTTAATTCATTTTTTTTATTTTCAAATTCAGTATTACTAGCTTTAAGAGTATTATTACTCTCACTACGCTCGTCTATAGCACCTTGCGCTCTACGTTGGTTTGCAGAACCTGGTTTCATGTGCTTCATTTCTTCATTTTTAGTCTGTATTGCATTATTATTGTCTTTAATAATTGAGTGGTTATTGCTAATAGTTAAGGATGCTTTAAAATTTTTTTTATATAATTCTTCAAGCTTATTAGTAGAAGCTTCTATCTGAGAATAATTTTTAAAAATTTTCGACTGTAATTCTTTTCTGCTTTTCCTTAAATTATTTATTTCTTGTTCATTATCTTTTATTGCGTTACTTAAATTTTCAGCTTGTTTTTTATTACCTACCCCTTCTTCTATGCTCTTGTCATACTCTTTTTTAACCTGATCCTTTAATAAATGCTTTATTTTTTCATTAATTGTATTATGCTCATCTATATTGCTTACTCGCTGCAAAAACATATCAAAACTTGGTATTATTTCTTTTGCGTTCTTTTCGAGATTTTTATATCCTGTAATTTCATTTCCTAAATCTGAAATTATATTGTGAGCCACTGCCTGTTGTTTAAGCATTTCGATATTGGATTGCTTTAAGCTTACTATTTCTTCTTGAGCTTTAGACACATCAATAGCAAATTTATTTAAGGTAGTATTCTTAAACATCTTAATTTCAACCATGGTTACTGGATCTTGATTCTTAAGTAAAATGTTTATTTCCTCTTTAACCTCCTCAATTTTTTTATCTTTGTTGTCTTTGCTTAATGTATTATCCTTTTCTATTTCATGTATTTTGCTTTGTAAGTATATTTTGTTTAGGTTTGATTCATCTTTAATTATTTCCTTAAGTTCTTGCAAACTCTTTTCAAGATATTGGCAATAACTATCCAAGTATTTAGGGTTATTTTTTATAAAATCCGGTATTTTATAATCCTTATCACCTGGAAAGTTAGTAGGGGTATGAAACTTAACACTAATATTATAACCATTAGCATTTAGGGTTTTAATAATTGCTGTACAAGCTGCACAACTAGCAGGATCCTGACCTATTAGAGTTAACTTATCATTGAAAGCAGCTAATCCTAAATACATTGATTTAGATAGTTCGTCATTCATTTCTCCAAACTCATGTTCGGTAAGCATCTTGATAGGCTCAGCAATTGCTATTGCATCTGGATGATTTCCTGTAGGTCTATAACGCTTGATTTCAATCTTCAATTCTTGAACATTTAACTCTGTTAGCAACTTCTGAAAAGCAGGCTTTTCTTTCAGTTTTTCTGGATCTATTTTAGGGACTTCCTGCCCTTCTTTACCGCTACTCTGAGCAATGTATATTGTATTATCTCTAAGCACTAGAGCCGAATAAGGAAAAGAAGGAACCTCTTTTGCTAGCTCATTTAATTTCGTTAATATTGGTGAGTTTTGATTTTCCCCAAGCCCTAGTCTTTTAGTCGATTTTCCGGCTTCTCTTAAACCAAACTTTGGAATAAAATCTATCCCATTCTCACCAACTGGATTCAAATTTGGCAAATCACTATCTATCAAAGGTTTACTTTTACTCATATATCCACTCCTTTTATTAAGCTTTGTATAGTTATTTATAAAAATTGAAGTGCGAAGCAACTTGTATTTTAAATGTAGTAACTATTCATCCACTCCTCGTCCAATTCTCCTATCAATTTTTCTATACTTTCTTCTGCATATATAGGAGTAAAAATTTTTTTTACAATTGCCCAAGGGTATTTCTCATAACTAGCTTCATGCATTACTTGAGAAATTCTTTTTATGGAATCATCGTCAAGCACAAACTTCTTTGTTAAAATTGTAGGGTTTATTTCTGGAGCTATATCTATAAAGGTTCTAATTGCTTCTATGCATACATCTTGTTTTAAAGCATAATAAATAGGAGTGTTACCATACTTATCTGTTGTTACTATCGATTCAAGATTAAATTTTTCTTTAAAATATAATAATTTTCTTGGAAGATGGAATAATATTTTTGTATCTAAGTTTACATCATAACTATTAATAAATTTACTTAAACCAATGCTAATTACATCCTCATCATTTAAAAAATTATATGTTTTTTTATATTCAGTAATAAATTCTTCTAATTTATCGCTTTCTACCGCTTTCAATAATTTATTATAATCTTCATCTGACATTTCCATATTTAATTTAGGAGGGAGTATTCCATTATTTTTAAAGGAGGGTATTTCATTATTTGTTGTATTTATTGGCATATGTTTAATCCTTAAGTGTTTATGTTAATTAATAAAATTAGCTATCTTACTATTTGATATTTAACGAAAAACTTAAACTTAGATTTTAAAGAAGATGTATTGAAAATGTTATATTTTGCCTTTGATGTTTATTTACGAAACAATTTCAAAGCAGGCGTATTTATGCTTATAAAAGTTGAGTAGTTTCGTAAAGAATAGTGCAAAATATAAATTAATTAGGAACTTTCGAGGAGATTAAACAAGTTAGTAAATAATTATTTATACAGCTATCTTCTTTTTATTATTTATTAAAAAGTGAAACGTGATTAATTAATTTTTGAGTTACTAAACTTAATTTATAAGCTAATCGTTAATTATTAAATAGTAAAGGCACCATACTTGATTTTACCCGAAAAATCAATAACTGTTTCAGATATGTCACATAAGATATTTTAGAGGAATTGCTTTGTAAGCTTGTTGGGGAAAGGAAATAAAAGAGGTTTTCGTAGTGAATATAAAGATGATTTATATATTAGAATCAGAAATGC
This genomic window from Rickettsia endosymbiont of Ceutorhynchus obstrictus contains:
- a CDS encoding LptF/LptG family permease, with the protein product MINLKTLSWYLFRSYCGYFLTILFLLIGILIISNIFDLLQKFKNIYVPFHFFWRFTLYKIPYLLNQIASLISFTAMLFFLKNLTKNNELIAILSSGIHIWRILIIPAFTALILGIGFTAILNPIGALGLQKYELLETKLLKKKATEVTISKSGLLFFESYQGNNQIIQTQSINLPEKKLNNITILFISDNNSFLKRIDAKYAIANKGNLSLKTVKAFTNGTLKTYDNLTIPTNLSIDHLAEKFALPEMVSIWRLPKLIKQLLNSGVPVINYQIYYYKQLFKPIMMVATVILASCFISLRQRDNSQEKILIIGLFIGFIVYSLSEILLKILAYNNLSLIAAILLPSMLVFFISNFIILHYKEI
- a CDS encoding ankyrin repeat domain-containing protein — encoded protein: MSQSELSKIDSNGDIALTWAAEKGLEKVCELLIPKMSDQVINHINNNGETALSLAIKNNFKNICDLLTLKSNEQNKTNIEKDYEAQPTKILITFENNELNELIDHTNINDATILGIG
- the mreC gene encoding rod shape-determining protein MreC; translated protein: MAIIANRVRTSSNISEFIKSIVILAKRLLILFFLTLSLYLFIAAPKKISNISLEVTGGFLSTGLIIYENIFEYINSISQKLVYFQDLAKKNVELQLEIARLQRMQNNIDSIRAENTALRDLLTVTREEEFEYVTAKLLSVSLNPFSKTALIFAGKNHGIEVDQIVTNAEGLVGRITEVSNNYSKIMLINDVNSRVPITAGSSREKGILAGNGNSSKILYLPDNHLIQKDEKIITSGHGNIYPSGILVGYAGKVTEKEVVVDMAVDLSRTEFVQILLPKK
- a CDS encoding rod shape-determining protein; this encodes MFTKFWGRFSSDMAIDLGTANTIVYAKGRGIVLNEPSVIALIKKKGSFEPYAFGHEAKMMLGRTPTDIEAKRPLKDGVIADFKGAEEMIKYFIKTVHNRRSFFGPIIVICVPSGSTPVERRAIQEAAESAGGRDVYLIEEPMAAAIGAGLPVTEATGSMIVDIGGGTTEVAVLSLGGIVYARSVRVGGDKMDEAIISYIRRHYNLLIGEATAEKIKQEIGTAYVDENVEPRMMEIKGRDLIYGIPKEMVLNERQIADSLVEPVNQIIEAVKVALECTPPELSSDIVDKGIVLTGGGALLRNLDYVLSEATKLPVIVADQALSCVALGTGKVLEDFAKLKHVLFKQD
- a CDS encoding YraN family protein; its protein translation is MNKNYFGLIAEYICIIIYKLKFYQILHHRKRYYVGEIDIIALRNKEIVFIEVKARSSKIDDRFLSLMQQKRIKRAAELFLSNNSKYSSYNVRFDLIIVRPYKLPIIIKNAW